Genomic DNA from Arthrobacter sp. B1I2:
CAGCTTCCACGAGCGGCAGCGACGGCGTCTTCTCCGGAACCCAGATCGTCGCCCCGATCAGCGCACCGGTCAACCTCGGCGCCACCTCACTGGGCCTGCTCGGCGACTCGGCCGCGGGCGTTGAGAACACCAGCGCTCCTTCACCTGCTCCGACCCCCACAGTTTCCACGAGCGGCAGCGACGGCGTCTTCTCCGGAACCCAGATCGTCGCCCCGATCACCGCACCGGTCAACCTCGGCGCTACTTCGCTGGGCCTGCTCGGCGACTCGGCTGCGAGCGCTGAAGGCGTAGGCACCCCCGGTACCGCTTCGGCGCCGGCATCTGCTCCGGCACCCGCCGCCTCCACCAGCGGAGCGGACGGGATTCTCTCCGGAACCCAGATCGTCGCACCGATCACCGTTCCGATTAACCTCGACGCCACGTCAGTAGGACTACTGGGTGACTCTGCAGCCAGCACGGAAACTAGCGCGCCCGTTGCGGCACCAGCCCCGGCACCCGCCGCCACCAGCGGCAATGACGGAATCCTCTCCGGAACGCAGGTCTTCGCACCGATCACCGTTCCAATCTCCCTGGGCGCCACCTCAGTCGGTGTCACGGGCGATACGACAGCCATGGTAGTGAACCCCCCGGTCGTCACCTCGCCGCTCGTCACTCCCCCCGTGGTTAATCCCCCGGCCGTCACCTCGCCGGTCGTCACTCCCCCGGTAGTCACCCCGCCCGTCGTCACCCCGCCCGCAGTGACCCTTCCGGTCGCGGCACTCCCGGCAAGCCAGCCTTCGGCAGGTAGCTCTGAAGTCCGCGCAGCAACTACGAACGCTGCGCCGACGTCGACGGGCTTCTCTTCCGCCCCAACCGTCCTTGCCAACACAGGCGTCGATACCGGCATGTTGATGGTGGGCCTGCTGCTCCTTGCCTTCGGAGGAGTGCTGACGCTGGTCCTTCGTCGCAAGCGGAGCTAATCAGTCCAGGGCTGTGGCCTGACTGCACGTGCAGTCAGGCCGCAGCCCGGGCATGAACGAAAGAAATTGAAACTAGGCGTGCGTCGAGCGGATTACGTCGGCGACGCTTTCCAAATGAACCCGCATGGCCTCGGCAGCCGCGTCGGGGTCATGCGCGCAGACGGCGTCGATGATCGCGAGGTGCTGGGGCAGCGAAACTGCCGGCCGCCCGGGCTGCCGGGCAAGCCGAAACTGGAAGCGCACCGCCTGGCCGCGGAGCCGATGGATTGTAGCGGCCGCCGTTTGCTGTGCGCTGATCTCGATGACCCTGGCGTGCAGGATCTGGTTGCACTCCGAATAGGAGTCCCGGTCGCCACGCTCCACGGCATCCTTCATACACCGGGCGAGCTCCTGAAGCTCGGCGGCCTCGTCATCGCTGATCCGCTCGGCCGCTTTCCGGGCACATAAAGCCTCAAGGGCAGCACGGACCTCGGTGATCTCCACGGCTTCCTCCACGGAAACCGCGCGTACCCGGGCACCCCGGTTTTGAACCCGCTCCACCAGACCTTCCACGGTCAATTCCGCCAAGGCCGCGCGGATGTTTCCCCTGCTGGCCCCATATTCGGCGGCAAGGTCCGCTTCCACCAAGCGCTGGTTCGGCACGAGGTCCCCGGCCACGATGGCAGACCTCAGCACACCCACCAGTTCAGCAACCGTGAGGGAGCGGCCCGTGATGCCTTCGACGGTTTCCATGCCTTGCCACCTCCATGCCCCTGTTCAGAGCAAGCAATATTGTCAACAACTTTGTACCAGCCTACTTGGCCTTCTCCATCCGGAAGCGGGCGAAGTCGAACCAAACGTAAACATAAATGTACAAGAAATTGTTGACAATCCTGAATGTAACTTGGTTCACTTGAGGCGACGGCGTCGTTTCCGAGGGCGCCCTCCCACATCACCAAAGGACAAACCATGGATGAGGGCATTCCCCTGGCGGCCAGCACGGGCAGCGTTAGCGCACTGGCCCCGGACACCAGCTCCGAACCAGGCGATGGCAAGCACCGGGCAGCCGGACAGACCCCGGTACCGTGCTGGTTCATGCGCGGCGGGACGTCAAAGGGTCCGTTCTTCCGGGGCGCCGATCTCCCCGCTGACATACCCGCACGGGACGCAGTGCTGTTGGCGGCAATGGGATCACCGGACCCCCGGCAGATTGACGGGCTGGGCGGCGCCCACCCGTTGACCAGCAAGGCCGGGATAGTTTCCACCAGCGGCCGGGAAGGCGTGGACCTGGAGTTCCTGTTCGCCCAGCTGCAGCCCGCTGGCGGGACCGTAGACACCACCCCCAACTGCGGGAACATGCTGGCGGCCGCGCTCCCCTTCGCAATTGAGTCCGGACTTCTAACGCCCGACGGCGACACCACCACTGCCCGCGTCCTCACCTTGAACACGGGCATGGTGGCCGAGATTACGGTCCAGACACCCTTGGGAACGGCAGGACGGTACGTCGAATACGCCGGGGACGCCCGGATCGACGGCGTCCCCGGTACAGCCGCACCGGTGACCATTAACTTCCTGGACACTGCGGGTTCGGTCTGCGACTCGCTGCTGCCCACCGGCAACGTTCGCGACACCGTCGACGTCGCCGGGGTGGGCCCGGTGGACGTGACCTGCATCGACAACGGACAACCGCTGGTGATCATCAACGCCGGTGACCTGGGGCGCACGGGGCGGGAGTCCGCCGTCGACCTTAACAAGGACGCCGAGCTCAAGGCCCGCCTTGAGGATCTGCGTCTGACATGCGGAAAACTCATGGGCCTCGGGGACGTAAGGGACAAGAATTACCCGAAAATGACGCTGGTTTCGCCTCCCGCTGCGGGTAGTGCAGTCAACACCCGCAGTTTCATCCCGCACGTCTGCCACGAATCCATCGGGGTGCTCGCTGCCGTCACCGCCGCGACCGCCGCAATCCTCAAGGGAACCGTGGCACATGACGTGGCCGTCCTCCCGGAAGGCGCAGCGCCCACGGTCTCCGTGGAACACCCCAGCGGCGAATTCACCGTCCAGCTCGGCCTGGACGCCGAAAACCCCACCAAGGTGGTCAAGTCAGCACTGATCCGCACCGCCCGGCTTCTCATGGCAGGCGCCGTCATGGTTCCCGCACACCTCTCTTTCCAGGAGCACACACTGTGATTATCGATATCCACGGCCACTACACCACGGCCCCCGCCGCCCTGGGCCAGTGGCGGGACCGGCAGGTCGCCGCGCTGCAGGACCCCACCCTGGCACCGTCCCCGGCTGACCTGTTGATCTCCGACGACGAACTGCGGGAAAGCATCGAAGCGAACCAGTTGCGGCTCATGGACGAGCGCGGCATCGACCTCACGGTGTTCTCACCCCGGGCGTCCTTCATGGCCCACCACGTCGGCTCGCTCGAGACCTCCGCCGAGTGGGCTGCGATCTGCAACGAGCTTTGCCACCGGGTCAGCCAGCTCTACCCGGACCGGTTCGTCCCGGCCGCCATGCTTCCCCAGTCCCCCGGCGTTGACCCCGCCACCTGCATCCCCGAACTGACCCGCTGCGTGGAGGAATACGGCGCCGTGGCGCTGAACCTGAACCCGGACCCGTCCGGCGGGCACTGGACCGCTCCCCCGCTGACCGACCGATACTGGTACCCGATCTACGAAAAGATGGTCGAGTACGACATTCCCGCCATGGTCCACGTCAGCACCAGCGTCAACCCGGCCTTCCACACCACCGGCGCGCACTATCTCAACGCGGACACCACGGCATTCATGCAACTCATCCAAGGCGACCTGTTCGCAGATTTCCCCACCCTGAAACTGGTCATCCCGCACGGCGGCGGGGCAGTCCCCTACCACTGGGGACGCTTCCGGGGACTGGCCATGGCGCTGGGAAAGCCCGCCCTGGAGGAGCACCTGCTGGGCAACGTCTTCTTCGACACCTGCGTCTACCACCAGCCGGGCATTGACCTGCTCCTGGACGTCATTCCCACCAGGAACATCCTGTTCGCGTCCGAAATGATCGGCGCCGTCCGCGACATCGACCCCTGCACCGGACACAACTTCGACGACACGCACCGCTACATTGACGCGGCGGGGTTGAACGAAGCAGACCAGGCGGCCATCCAGGAACACAACGCCCGAACCGTCTACCCCCGCCTCAACGCCCTGCTTAAGCAGCAGGGGCGCTAACAGCCAGGAGAAAAAATATGCAGGAACTAGGCGTTGTCCACACATCAATCACCCGCGCAGCAGAGCAGGACGTCAAAGCCCTCTCGGAGTTCGGCGTCCCAACCATCCATGAAGCCATGGGCCGCCTGGGCCTCATGCGCCCCTACATCCGCCCCGTCTACGCCGGGGCCAGCATGTGCGGCACGGCCGTCACCGTGCTGCTCCAGCCCGGAGACAACTGGATGATGCACGTTGCCGCCGAACAGGTCCAGCCCGGCGACGTCGTCGTCGCAGCCTGCACCACCGAAAGTGAAGACGGCTTCTTCGGCGACCTGCTCGCCACCTCACTCAAAGCCCGCGGCGCCCGGGGGCTGATCATCGACGGCGGCTGCCGCGACGTCGCCACCCTCCAGGACATGGATTTCCCCGTCTTCAGCCGCGCCATCAACTCCAAGGGCACCGTTAAGGCCACCCTCGGATCCGTGAACATCCCGGTTATCTGCGCCAACGCACTGGTCAACCCGGGCGACGTGGTGATTGCGGACGTCGACGGCGTTGTAGTGGTTCCGGCCGCCCGTGCTGCGGAAGTAGCGGAAGCGGCCCGTAAACGCGAGGACAACGAAGATGCGAAACGCCTCCGCTTTGCCAACGGAGAACTCGGCCTGGACATCTACAACATGCGCGGACCGCTCGAAGCTGCCGGACTGCGGTATGTCGACTAACGCGGACTCAACCACCCAAACGGACCAACCCGCAGCCGGGCAAAGGAACACTATGGACACCACATTCACCAAGACACCGGGGTGGCTCGACTGGTACAGCAACCCGTCCACGCCCCGCTTCACGCTTCCGGCCGGCGCGGTAGACGCCCACTGCCACGTCTTCGGGCCCGGAGCCGAGTTCCCTTTCGCGCCCGAACGCAAATACACTCCGTGTGACGCCGGCAAGGACCAACTTTTCGCCCTGCGCGACCACCTGGGCATCAGCCGCAACGTCATCGTCCAGGCCACCTGCCACGGCGCAGACAACAGCGCCATGGTGGACGCGGTCCAGGCCGCCGGTGGCCGCGCCCGTGGCGTGGCCACCGTCCGCCCGGACATCAGCGATGCCGAGCTCCGGCGACTCGACGCTGCCGGCGTGCGCGGTGTCCGGTTCAACTTCCTGAAAA
This window encodes:
- a CDS encoding DUF320 domain-containing protein, with protein sequence MTHRNIRRCLLGTAFAGGLLAFGGVAATAADTTSGADGLLSGTQVVAPINIPINLGATSLGLLGDSAASVEGAGTPAAVPAPASAASTSGAEGILSGTQIVTPVTVPINLGATSLGLLGDSAAGVENTSAPSPAPTPTASTSGSDGVFSGTQIVAPISAPVNLGATSLGLLGDSAAGVENTSAPSPAPTPTVSTSGSDGVFSGTQIVAPITAPVNLGATSLGLLGDSAASAEGVGTPGTASAPASAPAPAASTSGADGILSGTQIVAPITVPINLDATSVGLLGDSAASTETSAPVAAPAPAPAATSGNDGILSGTQVFAPITVPISLGATSVGVTGDTTAMVVNPPVVTSPLVTPPVVNPPAVTSPVVTPPVVTPPVVTPPAVTLPVAALPASQPSAGSSEVRAATTNAAPTSTGFSSAPTVLANTGVDTGMLMVGLLLLAFGGVLTLVLRRKRS
- a CDS encoding amidohydrolase family protein; the protein is MIIDIHGHYTTAPAALGQWRDRQVAALQDPTLAPSPADLLISDDELRESIEANQLRLMDERGIDLTVFSPRASFMAHHVGSLETSAEWAAICNELCHRVSQLYPDRFVPAAMLPQSPGVDPATCIPELTRCVEEYGAVALNLNPDPSGGHWTAPPLTDRYWYPIYEKMVEYDIPAMVHVSTSVNPAFHTTGAHYLNADTTAFMQLIQGDLFADFPTLKLVIPHGGGAVPYHWGRFRGLAMALGKPALEEHLLGNVFFDTCVYHQPGIDLLLDVIPTRNILFASEMIGAVRDIDPCTGHNFDDTHRYIDAAGLNEADQAAIQEHNARTVYPRLNALLKQQGR
- a CDS encoding GntR family transcriptional regulator; this translates as METVEGITGRSLTVAELVGVLRSAIVAGDLVPNQRLVEADLAAEYGASRGNIRAALAELTVEGLVERVQNRGARVRAVSVEEAVEITEVRAALEALCARKAAERISDDEAAELQELARCMKDAVERGDRDSYSECNQILHARVIEISAQQTAAATIHRLRGQAVRFQFRLARQPGRPAVSLPQHLAIIDAVCAHDPDAAAEAMRVHLESVADVIRSTHA
- a CDS encoding 4-oxalomesaconate tautomerase; the protein is MDEGIPLAASTGSVSALAPDTSSEPGDGKHRAAGQTPVPCWFMRGGTSKGPFFRGADLPADIPARDAVLLAAMGSPDPRQIDGLGGAHPLTSKAGIVSTSGREGVDLEFLFAQLQPAGGTVDTTPNCGNMLAAALPFAIESGLLTPDGDTTTARVLTLNTGMVAEITVQTPLGTAGRYVEYAGDARIDGVPGTAAPVTINFLDTAGSVCDSLLPTGNVRDTVDVAGVGPVDVTCIDNGQPLVIINAGDLGRTGRESAVDLNKDAELKARLEDLRLTCGKLMGLGDVRDKNYPKMTLVSPPAAGSAVNTRSFIPHVCHESIGVLAAVTAATAAILKGTVAHDVAVLPEGAAPTVSVEHPSGEFTVQLGLDAENPTKVVKSALIRTARLLMAGAVMVPAHLSFQEHTL
- the ligK gene encoding 4-carboxy-4-hydroxy-2-oxoadipate aldolase/oxaloacetate decarboxylase, which gives rise to MQELGVVHTSITRAAEQDVKALSEFGVPTIHEAMGRLGLMRPYIRPVYAGASMCGTAVTVLLQPGDNWMMHVAAEQVQPGDVVVAACTTESEDGFFGDLLATSLKARGARGLIIDGGCRDVATLQDMDFPVFSRAINSKGTVKATLGSVNIPVICANALVNPGDVVIADVDGVVVVPAARAAEVAEAARKREDNEDAKRLRFANGELGLDIYNMRGPLEAAGLRYVD